GATCAGGAACTTGAAAACAAGTTTTCAGGATtagaaatccaccacgtcgtcCGCGACAACAATGTGGCAGTAGACGTCCTTTCAAAACTCGGCTCCGACCGAGCGGAAGTCCCTCCAGGAATCTTCGTCCATGAGCTTCATCACCCCTCAATCAATATTTCCACCCCAATGGAAGTCGACCTAGTTCCCCAAGAAACTAGTCGAGAGGTAATGATGGTCGAAGCTGATTGGCGCACTACGTTTATCGACTGCATCAAGGACAATGTACTCCCACCGGGAATCAAAAAAGACGACGCCGAACCAGTATGCATCATACGTCGCAGCAAGAATTACGTCCTTGTTGACAACAAACTCTAAAAGCGAGGCGCAGGATCAGGAATCCTCATGAAATGCGTCACaacagaagaaggaaaaggaatccTACAGGAAGCTCATGAAGGCACATGTGGAAACCACGCGGCTTCACGCACGCTGGTCGGCAAAGTCTTCAGATCAGGATTCTACTGGCCCACAGCATTATCAGATACAGAACTACTCGGCAAACGATGCCCAGGATGCCAATACTTCACCAAATAGAGTCACTTGCCTGCTCACAACTTGATAACCATACCTCCATCGTGGCCGTTCGCTTGCTAGAGCCTTGACATGATAGGACCACTCCCAACAGCGCCAGGAGGCTTCACACGCGATCTTCTGAACCTTGTTCGCCTTCTGGGGTGAAATGAGCAGCAACCACTCTGAGCAGTATACACCTGTTCATCATCTTCAAAGGTAACCTTCCGACCCTGTGGATTCATCTCGTAAATCCTACAAAAGGCATCCACATTTACCGGTCCCCCGAAGGTCTTGACTGCCTAGAAAAACTTTGACAAGTCCGAATTCTCAGGATCTATCTTTTTAGCCGTGTACTTCACACGAGCCATTCCTAAGCAAGTAAAACTATCAAATCCAAGGCCTCCAAGAAAAAcaggagagaagaaaaaactAATAATAaagcaaaaaagaaaacaaacttaCAAGAGACAATGAGAACAGCCCGAAGGCGCGAGACGGCTACTTTCACTTCGTGAAGGAGGGGGGCAAATCAGCAATTGCCGCATGTCTAAACCAGACAAGCTTGCGAAGGTTCACCAAAACCATGAGCGTGAAAGGTgaaccccccctccccccgccgcCTTTTATAGGGAGGTGAAATCCACAGTGAATCACAACAGTAAAATCGAGGAGAAGTTCAAACGACGGCTAACCAGATCGCGACGTGTGTGAACAAAAACCTTCAACTCGTGCCAACCTCCGACTTTCGGGGGAGACATTTTAGGCTACAAATAAAGCAATCCTTCTTCTTTCGAGGGTTCGGCCAATCGGAGCCAGCCCTCGCCcacgaggggctactgttggggattgccCCTACAAAGGTGGCACTCCCCGAAGGTTCACCGAAGGTTGGCGGTCAAAACTTATAATGCAGACAATTCTATTCTATGTGAATCGCAGGATAAAAAGAAAGAGGAACCTTCGGATTGATGATCCAAATGTTGGGATGGCGAAGCTCCGCCTCACGCTCAATGCCCACAGGCGGCGAACTGGGAAGCTGGCAGGAGGAACCTTCGGCCGGTGATCCGAAGGTCCAAGGGCGAAGCCTTCCCTCGCTCCGAAGACCACCATAGGAGCAGGGACCGAAGCTCAGGGCcgaaggttgggaagaagacCTTGTGGGACACGTGATTTCAGGTAGAAGTGTGTAAGTCGGATATTCCAACCTAGAGAAATTACTAAATACTCCTGCTGTAATCTCTGAACCTCCGGAAAAGACGGAGGGGCTTTTTGGGAACGAAGTAATAAGGTAGgaggtataaatagcccctaCCGGGACACTGTAAATGGTTGAACTTTTCTGGAATTATAGTACAATTATAATTGTGCCATTGTTCCTTTTGTTCTTCACCTTCTGTTTATTTCCCTCTGTTTGGTGATCACAAGCTAGATCCCAACAAAAAATAGGACTACTGTTGGAGAAAGAGATTTTTTCTATGCCCAAAATCTTTTAGGGAGTTCTCAATCTGAGATTTAGGAGTAGATATATTGGGAACTTTTAGAGATGCTCGACCCGGCTGGTATATAGAATGCACGGTCGACACCCTTGGCATATCACTGCTTAGAACTTTCCAGTTTCTGTTACTGACGCTTTGATCAGTCTTGAAGTTGAGATGTCAATTCCCCAAACAAATACTTAATCGAGTGATCATATTTCATCTGAAGATTTGAGAATACGTAAGGAGGCGCGTGCTTATGGGACATCAGAAAATTTTCCTCGGGCAAGCAGGCTTGGCCTCCACTGAGGTCCGCAGCTGCGGTTACCATCGATTCAATTTGGGTGACTGGTCAGCAGTTTGTTGATGGTGGTAGAAGGCTGAGGGAAGAGAGGACATATGGTCTTGTGGAAAGAGAAAGCCGAGCCTGGATCCTGGAAATATGTTGGATTCGTTTTATTCTGATTCTGATCTCGTATGTCCATATTTAATTTGAAAGATCACAAAAGATTCCACACCAATTCACAGTGACAGGGTCAATAGAGAGGAGAGaagagtgcttcaacaataCAGTGCCAAATCTAATTAGAAAGATAAGTAAAGTGGCAGTTACGTTGTTGCGAGGAAGAgctaatatatatttttttttaaaaagtagATATTTGTTCAGAAGAAAATTCATGTCATCTTCTGATCATAGAGCAGGTTCTACTTCATCTTGGATATTGATCTCTCCTTGGAAAGAACATTTCTCATCGCTCCTGGGAAGTGGAGGCCTGGAATTTCATATAGGATGTTAGCACCGCAGAAGAATAGCACATAAACTCTGTGATTCTACTGGTATTAGGCATTTAAGTAAAAGATGAAGCTGTATTTAAAATCGATGGTAAAAAGTTTTGATAGAATCTGGTTTGAAACGTAAAGAAGGAATGTCATTGCACGTCAAAAAAATTTAACAAGATGGAAAACATTTAGACACTGCGTTAACATGTGTCTTGGCTTTGCTCTTGGCTTCTCTAGAAATACTCAGTGTAACCAacgaatttttttttctggtttAGTTTTCAGCCTTGGAAGAAAAAGAGGTGAAATATTTCTTAAATACATAAGACAACATAATAAAATTAGACGATCTGAACACAGGTCATTGATCTGACGAtgtctgaaatttttttcataCCTGGTCAAAAATTGGTACACGTTTCCCATTGAGCTTCTCAACAATATCAACTATGGAAGGCCTTTTGTTCCGTTCAGCCTCCACACACTTCAGCCCAATTAGAATGCATGCATTTACTTGCTGCAGGCCATTTGAATCTAGTGATGGGTACTTGTGTATTATTTGCTCATTTGTGTTCCAATTTTGATGTACCTGAAGAGTTGGATTTAATCCTTATTGAGAATGTATTAACTGAATACATGGAAACATTCTAAAAGCTGATGTTTCGAATTTCCAGTCATCAAGTAATGCTGTCTTACATTGCTAACAAAGTTTCTTGCAGATCTGTCTTCAGAATATCCACAGTTCTTCTCTCCAGTCGTGATCTCAAGAATAAGCATGCCTAAACTATATATGTCTGACATGGTGGAGATTTCACCTCTGTATAGATATTCTGGAGCCATGTACCCACTGCAAGAGTTTATCAAAGAATCAAACACACTTTAATTTATACCAATTGGAAGGAATAATCATACTTTGCAGTTTGTTTCGGCTTACTTATATCCCTTAACGTTGACTGTGTACATCCTGGTCTGCTCTTGGCCAAAGAGTCTTGAGAGACCAAAATCGGCAATCTTTGGCACCCAGTTATCATCCAACCATATTGAGCTAGGCACAAGGTTCATATGAACAAGGGGCCCATCCAATTCCTTGTGAAGGAAATGTAAACCTTCGCAGATCCCCTTAATTATTTTGAACCGTGTGTCCCAGTTTAGTGACGTCGTGTCCGCTGAAGAAATAAGAAGTAAAGATCATAGGTATTCTAAGATAATATTGTGCAAAAGTGTGTACTGCTTAC
This genomic interval from Panicum virgatum strain AP13 chromosome 8K, P.virgatum_v5, whole genome shotgun sequence contains the following:
- the LOC120644054 gene encoding cysteine-rich receptor-like protein kinase 19 isoform X2; protein product: MIAVKRLAENSPVPAGKTFETEVTNLMALKHRNVVELVSFCHEGQKKVVQHNGRYVIVDVIESCLCYKYLPKGSLDKHLYADTTSLNWDTRFKIIKGICEGLHFLHKELDGPLVHMNLVPSSIWLDDNWVPKIADFGLSRLFGQEQTRMYTVNVKGYNGYMAPEYLYRGEISTMSDIYSLGMLILEITTGEKNCGYSEDRSARNFVSNVHQNWNTNEQIIHKYPSLDSNGLQQVNACILIGLKCVEAERNKRPSIVDIVEKLNGKRVPIFDQASTSQER
- the LOC120644054 gene encoding cysteine-rich receptor-like protein kinase 6 isoform X1 translates to MTSLQTQESLASTLPTNLPATFMKEITADFSSERELGRSVFGIVYKGVLPETEGNRMIAVKRLAENSPVPAGKTFETEVTNLMALKHRNVVELVSFCHEGQKKVVQHNGRYVIVDVIESCLCYKYLPKGSLDKHLYADTTSLNWDTRFKIIKGICEGLHFLHKELDGPLVHMNLVPSSIWLDDNWVPKIADFGLSRLFGQEQTRMYTVNVKGYNGYMAPEYLYRGEISTMSDIYSLGMLILEITTGEKNCGYSEDRSARNFVSNVHQNWNTNEQIIHKYPSLDSNGLQQVNACILIGLKCVEAERNKRPSIVDIVEKLNGKRVPIFDQASTSQER